The genome window tataacaaccctcatagtaattaTAGTAAATATTGGTAACACTCcaaaataaggtgccataataaatagcaaactagtaattacctaaccctttgttaatatttgttaattgttactaaaatatctatttggcacaagttaatagttttttcatcattaattaaatattagttgtttgcataaaatctgtatgttaatattttaacaaatctattaactaatattgtattaatatatgtTGATAGTTAACTAATTAACAATTAACTaattttggcactaattaacagttatttcttacatcatttaaatgttaaatgtttatttacaaactatatgctaatataaaagttaatgacatattattatttatctagcctttctgattagctttgtggataatttatggaatttatggtttatggctttatggtcttgtgggtgtataaggcaccctactgccagtggttggttgtaTGAGAGTTTGcgctcctcttcttccacttcatccttattggatacctctgtggttggctgtcctgtaattggtgactctgtctagtgtttgaaagtagtgtactctttgcctttggaagtactatttggttgctgcttgaatttAGCAGCTTTCAatttcaaattggtgttttggagccccctttggagaaacgctatactgcagctctgctgcgttttgtccttgtattgttcccatagccgatcagaagcggtatgctatgctttgcattgcgtaggttgactgtataaagctctccccactttgttttaattttgtaactgtaaaatgttgtttaaagTTGAAAACTTTgatataccacctgtattatgttactttacatgtattgttaagatttgggtgcaattctagcaacttagagaacgtttattaaaggcacactatgcagttttttagcttaatgtgCACGttgtttagcttaatttaccttaatttaacagcttcagagtcattggaatggttatatgacttttttcgggttgaatggtggccgtctcgcttccccctaccgcctgtgagcggaaaaaacacccttgcaactgtgggccgacggcctcagtgtcgggaagtataacgagtgtaacgaattgctttattgcattcaaatacacataaacgccaggcaccggctagaaaaaggtagcgatggagtttctcagacactcgtcatgacagagccagcgaaaaagaagcaaaaaccgagaaaacagtaaggaatatgccaatactgcatagtttacctttaatgttttcattatgaccacgagttcatacacacggagtctaacgtgactagctgtaaactccgctagcaactttccatgcattcagtgtagtttagcttagtgtgcatggaaagtgcaattcagtctagcaggaaatgaatgtacatttagtttagcattatgtttatgcattacctccgtatggtctacgtctgtgagtgttggtataggaatgatgcatgtaatatagcccattcaactacttgttgttttgttttaacttttcctaaaggaataaatgtgataagccagttttggtctcagtccctttACCGTCTgactagttatatattactaatatattaataaagcttaaccaactttattataagggtcccccatactgatagttatatattactaatatattaattaagcttaaccaactttattataaggggctccacacttatagctatatactactaatatattaattaagcttaaccaactttattataagggtcccccatactgatagttatgtattactaatatattaattaagcttaaccaactttattataaggggccccacgcttatagctatatactagcctactaatatattaattaagcttaaccaactttattgcaagcgGTTCCGGCACCGACAACAGTGGcagcatgtcaaggtagctccgtgtttttttcttgaatttccccttggggatcaataaagtatctatctatctatctatctatctatctattgtaagggtcctatggagagcggttcatattgggataggcagaagcacagtttaataacaattagttaaataataataagtcattaacttttctattaacatatagtttgcaAATAAACGTTTAGCATTTAAATGACgcaagaaataactgttaattggtgccaaaaagacatttagttgactattaacacatattaatacattttacgtatttatttgtttcttttttttccccttccaacttgctgaggcccccctggcaccccctcgcggccccggCCCCCACTGGGCTACATGTATGGCCTGATGTaagtggacagctaagagacATAGGCCACCGAAGTTGTGTGCAAGATCTGCTCTAGTGAAATCCGCATGAATGAACAGACAATCAGTCCGAACACTTGTGTGTGCACTAACCAGCGGCATATTCAACATTAACAGCTTTCGCTGGGCCTAGCAAAAAAGCTACTACTACTTGGCCACTATCGCGGCCGGTCACTTATCTAAAATCTTCAGTGGTCTGTACCTCATACGCAATGCAACTCATACCACGTTATTACCGGCCATACCGACTATGAGCAGGAGTAGCGGAAAGTGAAGATAAGGGGCTGCGATCGCACAGTCCAGGTTACTGGAGACATGGCGTATCGGCACAGCAAacaacttttacaaataacgaatcccGATTTCCACTCCGCTGCTGTCTGGGGCTATTGCCAAAAGCATGAAATACAAGCTATACTGAAAGACGGAGGTCTTTTAATCTTACAATTCTAAcaaaagaaatgtttttttaacatgGTGGAGAATAGTTAATTTGCACTTCAATGCTGTAGCCTCtgaaaaaaatcatattatcAGCAAGAATTTCCTctagtagtaataataacaatgatTCATTAGGACTAATTTAGCTAAACCATTAAATATGTTAAGTTTAATGTACAGTgcgagaaaaaaacacaataacaatgtCATAATTTGAATAAGACGGTAGTTTCAGTTTTGCACTATCTGCTGACAGTCTTTAAAGTAAGCAGGGTCTGTGCGTGTCTGGCTTGTGGGGGCCTGGCATCACCATGGATGATGGCATCGTTCATCGGCCCATCCCCAATCCAACCCAAACAAACAGCTGCCCCTATACAGCTAAGGCCTGCAGCCCTCCCCACACTGGGTATACGTACTGGACTCAGTGACCCTGTTGAAGGACTTGCGGTATGTGTGATTGCGGCTGTTCACCACATGGAGGGTGTTCTCAAGAGCAAGGACCTCTTTCTCAGCCTTGCGAATTTTGGCATCGAGGGTGTCACCTTGGCGCTGAAGCTCCTCTTTTTCTTGGGCTGCCTATATGTATGTAAACACAGCTGCACAATGTACTACAGGAATTTTCattccaaaataaaataataccAGTTTCTCCATTTAATCAGCCCTTTTTTTGTACCTGTGACACATTTCAATGGCATgtcaattttttgttttttctttacatttttgctttttcttttCATGCTTTGCCAGTAAACTGAATAGTTGCCAGTTCACCAGAAGGAAATGGAAAAACATTTAAGTTGAAAGTCCCTTGTACCTTAATGACGTAGAAAGCCTGagacttctcctcctccccctccgggCCCTGCATGGTTAAGATCTCATATTTTTTCCTCATCTTGTCAATTTTGGACATCCTCTCGTGCACTTCAGCACTAACACaggaacaaaacacacacacacacacacacacacagcatattgaGACCCACTTAAAGGCTTGTCTTAACTTTACTAAAAAGTTAGAAAAAATACCAAAGGAACCATCTCATTAAATTTAAAATGACCACGCACTGTCTCACAACATCAAAAAAGTttccaaacacacatcacacatttgCATTTGTATATGAACTTATCCTTCATACTTGTACCTTCTGTTATGAATCTGATCCAAACACACAATGAAGGAAATAATCTTCAGAAATAATCCTCCACAGCTCCAAAATGAGCTGTGCTTTTCCACCCCTGTGTACCTGAGAGCCTGGCGCTCCTGGTCAGTGATCCTAAACTGCTTGGTGAGCATCTCGCCGTGGACCCTGATCTCCTCCTCGCGCTCGCCCATGGCCGTCTGCAGCTGGAGCCGGCGCTTCTCCAGGGACAACACCCTATCAGCCTTGTCATACAGCAGGTCCCTCAGCCGCTTGATCTCCAGCTTCAGGATGTTGTCCTCCACCATAGTGTCCTGGAAGAATGGTGGTGCGGACAGATGACAGCGTGGAGAGTCCCCAGTTTTAGGGTGCTTGGGTTCCCACATATCATACAATCTTACATGGGGAAATGACTCAAACTCaggtccctgtgggcacttggacccgaatGTGGTACGGGCACTGTAGCCAGATGTGCCACAATGCCCCTCACAACTGTGCAATATTatattaattatttattatataaACTTACTCTTGTTttatttatacatgttgataattatttatgtgtgtgaatgatagATGCATGGGTCTGAAAAGTATATTTTGAGCTCCATTTTATTTATGCTTATATCATTCTATGTGTAATGCAATGACAATTCAGCGATCTACCTATCTTTCTAAaaagaagaataaaaatgttttgctttgttCAGTCCAGTCCTGCACAATGTCTCTGTTACAGTCTAGTAAGTCCTCTGTCTTTTCAGAAGATGCAAATGTGAACATCCAGTCCTGCACAATGTCTCTGTTACAGTCTAGTAAGTTCCTCTGTTTTTTCAGAAGATGCTAATATGAACacctttttttttcactaatgtGCTGCTAACAATGTTATACATCTGCTGTAGTGATGAcaaattatataataataaactgCTGAAGTGTTGACAACTGTATGATCCTCTCCCTTTCTGACACTCATTCAGACTTGCTGCTAAAACTGTTGTAAAAAAAAGTTCAGGCATACCTGCTTCTTGAGTCGGAGTTTCTTGAGCTCTTTATCTGAAGTGTCGTTGAACAGATTGAGCTCCTCGATCTTTGTGGTCAGGTTTCTCTTCTCCGCACCCGTCTTCTCCATTTCCTTCCTCACACAGCGGATGTCGTCCTGTacaaatgcacagacacattgaCATGCCACAACaaatatgcacatgcacgcatgcagacacacacacacacacacacacacacacacacacacacacactctttcttcccctctctctgtcagaccTGGAGCTTCTTGAGCTGTGTGGTGAGCATGGTGGtggtcttcctcctctcctccagcgTGTCACTCAGTTCCTCCACCCTCTTCTCCAGGGCCTGTTTCTCCTCCGTGTTCACCTCCCCCTGCAGCCGGGACATCTTCCTCTCCAGCAGCTGGATCTGGAAGTCCTGTGGACGAGGCAGGgcagggacagagacagagacagcggTCAGCACTGTCCACTCAAAGCCACATACTGGTTGCGCAGAATCATTTTAAATCACCACTTAACACCATTGTCATGGTCAGATGTTCAGGACTTGTTGACAAATCAAACATTTGCTGATTTTCATCAACGCTGAGATTACATCAAAAGCCTCAACATAGTACCCTTCTGCATTCCCAAAGGTGTGTGTTGCCCCAGGGCTTGGTGAGGGCTTGCCTGGCTGTATATGATCTCCTGCTGCTTGAGAGTGTTCTGGTCCACCTTGCGAATCCTGCTGTCCAAGTTAGTGATGGCGGCTTTGCTGCCAGATACCTCGCTGACCGAGTCCTTCTCCTTCAGGCGCAGGGCCTGAAGCTCCTGGTTTTTGCGGAACACCGCTTCCCTATGGCGATGCAACAGCAAGTCCACCTCCTGCACAAGAGTAGAACACTGGGAATTCACCACCAGAACTATGCAAGGGCACACATATTGATAACAGTAGAGACAGTTTGAGATAGACTCAAACAAACACCAAACCTAATGACACACTGCTACGTTCGCACTGTGCTATCCACTAAGTGACAATTACATTAGTCAACAAAGCTGTCTCCAGCAGCTCTAAGTTTGTCTCCCCCTGTTGGTAAGGTGGCTTAGTGCACTTATGATCCTCAGCACCAACCTTGAtgttctgctcctcctcctttagcagCTGCTCCATCTGGGCAGCACGTTCCTCCACACTCATGGTGGCCTCAGTTACAGACGCCAGCTTCTCCTCCAGGGCTGCATTATGAAGCTTGGCATCCTTCACTCTAGAGCAAAGGCACTTTCAAGTGTTAAACTACTGTAGATCATTTCAACCATCATTACATTTCGGAGATGGGTTTTCCTTGGATCAATACATCATAAAAAAACAATTACATAAAATTATAGCAGTACAACTGAACAATTACTCAGAATTATATGATTGAGTAGTACTGTTGTGATATTAAAGAGATGTGAGACTCTGCGCTTACTTGGTGGATTTGTCCTCGATGTCCTTTTTCATGCTGGCTATTTGAGCTCGAACATTCTCCACATCTGACGCTGCTCGGTCAACAATACTCTTCAGACTCTCCAACTGTTGATAAGCCAAACATAACTATCACACTACAAATATACAGTGATTTGTGGAATGTCACGTTGGAATACTTATGGCTTTAGCTGATGATCTACGTATAAGGAGCATATCtgtatctgagtgtgtacgTGGCCATACCTCATCATGCAACCGTGTGCGGTTCTCCTCCTGCTCTTGAAACTGTTGCCTAAGTTTGGCCGCCTGCCGCTCAGCCGCACCGATCTTCTTCTCATACTCCTTATTGTTCTCCACCTCGCTCTCCAGAAAGGCCGTCTTCTCTTTGATCACCGAGTGCCTTTCTCGGATATCCTGATTAACTTTGGTGATCATCTGTCAAGACGGCAGGCATTGCTCAACTCCAAAACTCAACACAGGACTCATGTACTCACTGCTGGCCAAGGCAATGGCAGAGACCAGTCAGGTTCAAGTACTAAAGTCATCACTTAAACTGCTTTGATCCTTTAGGCTTCAAAATGTTAACCTACTTGGTTAGATATCAAAATATTTCAATGGGCTTTATCTGTAGCTGTAGCCTTTTTGCTAAAGGCCTTCAATGTTCCAGAAAAGACTGGAAATTGTGGCTTACTACTCCTATGAAATGGCATGTTGCTACTGTTGCTGTGTTTGAGTCTAGAGTGCCATCTGCTGGTTACCGCTGCGCAGTCCTGCATCTCCTGGTCCCTTTTCTTCATCTGTTCAATGGTGCTCTCCCACTGGCAGATCAGCTCTTGCCTCTCAGCATGGACCTGGCGGAAGTTCTCAGCAGTTTTGTCCAATCCAATCTGTTTCACAACCGCAGATCATCAgttctctcacaaacacaacgtCTAGTCACCCTTGTAATGTACTGACATAGATTGTATgtgaaaagaaataaaaagagaggaaaaaaagattatCTCCTAACTTGTGCTGTTATTGTTTCAGTAAGTTCATTGTCAAGGGCCTTCCTTTTCTGGTTGGCCTGAAGGTTCAACTTTTCAATGTTTAGTGTCAGCTCCTGTTGAAAGGGAAAAACAAACATGtatacatatttattttatgtattatattatatacaaACAGCTTCAGTGCAAATCTCTCATTTCATGCTTGGTGGAGCAGTAGCACTCCTGTTCAACTCACTTTAATTTGACTCTCGTCCTGCTGGGCATATTTAAGAATGGCCATCGTGTCCTCATCCCTCCGAGCCGACTCATCCAGCCAGGCATCCAGAGTCTTCTGGTCCCAGTTCAGGCGGTTGCTCAGCTCCTCCAGTGTTTGAGTGGTTTTGAATATGCTGTTCTAGTGTGTGAAGGTAGATACATGAGAAAGCTGTTCACATTGTGCACTTAAAGGTTACGCAAGAACTATGAAGACTTAATGCTGTAGGATGGTTAAGAACACAATGGAAAACAAATATTGAAGCTGATGAAGTAGTAACCTCTTGAGCAGTGTGCCTCTCCCTTAATGAGCCAAGCTCTTTCTCTAGCTGCGCAATCTCCTGTTGCAGAcggcccatctctctctcagccagGGCTTTAAAATGCTTCTCTGTGTCAGTCTCTTTTTCCCTAGCTTTGCACAGTGCCTGTAAACACAAGTCATCATCACTGGTGAGAAGGCAATCTGGGGCGAGAGGGGAAGGCAGGGTGAGTTAATGGTGGTGACATAACGTTACCTGAGTGTGTGACAACTCTTGTTTGACATTTTTCAGATGTTCAGTCATGGCGTTAATCCTGTCCTTATATTCGGCCAGTTTATTCTCCAGGATTGTCTTGTCCCTTTGTTTCCTCTGAAGCTGTATGAGCAGAAGTAGACATTCAATTCGTTAGTTTTTAGGTTGCTGATAAAGGAGCCACAGTACATTCTAAATTGACGTTAACAAAACACGTTAAAAATTAGTCTCTCTAGTTTGGCAGCTAGGttaagtaacgttaacgttaagccCCTATCGATAGcgatgtaacgttaacgtctcCGATATCGATAGGACAGTAGTAATGCCACCAGGTAACAGTTAACAGTTATTCATCTAGCTGCCTTTCATCGAAGTAACGTGTTATGTTAAGTAGACCTAAACTAAATGTTAGTTACGTGGCGATACTCACCTCATCCTCCAAGGCTTTGTTTTCTGCATTTGCAACGGGAATGGCAAAGCCTTCATCCCAGCCAACCTCGGATAAAAGCGCGTCAGACATTTTTCTATCGAGATTACCTTTTCAGATTTTAAGATATTAGTACAAACACTTGTTGATAGATAAGACTAGTTAAATGAACTACGATAGAAATTCAAGTTGAAAACCTGAGTGTATTcggctaatgttaactagcgtGTGGTCCCCGCCGATTTGTTGTCAGCTCCATAGCAACCGTTGTCAGCTGCGCTGTGAAAGATATTCCACTATCCCTTTGCAGGGGTTTCCAACTGATAATGACCCAATGAAGACACCCGAGCCACCTATATTCAAGCTCCTATCCAGAACAACACCTTTGTTGAAAATATACTGATAACATCACACTGTCAGTCTGGAAGTTTTCTTAAGGGTTACAAATTTaatcaaacactttttctcACACAGTTATGGGCACAACAACTTTGACTGGCCAGTGTAGGCAACAGTTTGCACTGGTCATACCTGATCAAAAGACCACGTAAGCCCACCTCATGCAGATCAATTGGAATTTTAAGGGAATGTCTATATACCAAATTGTAGACTTTCAACACCGTCAAATGTCAGAGGTTTCTCAGCAGAAAATTTGCTGAAAGAGAGAATTTatatttcttttcttcttctcttttttccacaAATCAAAATCTACATGAACAATTATGGCATTTCCCAAGTAACAACAGAAATGGTACAATTACTCACAATAAACCTAACCAAAAACAACTGGATGCACTGCATTTGCCAATATAGTAGTCTGTCTCAccttaatttaaaaaagaaaagaattttTCACTGCCATCTGACAAGTGTTCTATGGTCCAACGAGCAGGAATGCATGTGTAATAATACAATTAGATGTATTATTTACAACTAAATTTAACATTCCCAAAATGGAGCCCCTGGGGTTTCAATTAAGATGTGTTTGCCCTTGTCTGTCAGTGAGCCTCAATTGAGAGCCAAGATGACCATTCAGCTCCAGTAACTCCACACAAGAGTGGCTTATATCATATcatacttaatttaaaaaaggaGATGCCCTAACCACCATGCAATGACTGTTGAGGAGACGTGTTTTCCTTTTCCATATATAGTCTTTGTTGTGTACGTCTCATTCCTGAGGTTGGAAAGGCAATACAGATCTT of Alosa sapidissima isolate fAloSap1 chromosome 1, fAloSap1.pri, whole genome shotgun sequence contains these proteins:
- the ccdc39 gene encoding coiled-coil domain-containing protein 39, with the translated sequence MSDALLSEVGWDEGFAIPVANAENKALEDELQRKQRDKTILENKLAEYKDRINAMTEHLKNVKQELSHTQALCKAREKETDTEKHFKALAEREMGRLQQEIAQLEKELGSLRERHTAQENSIFKTTQTLEELSNRLNWDQKTLDAWLDESARRDEDTMAILKYAQQDESQIKELTLNIEKLNLQANQKRKALDNELTETITAQIGLDKTAENFRQVHAERQELICQWESTIEQMKKRDQEMQDCAAMITKVNQDIRERHSVIKEKTAFLESEVENNKEYEKKIGAAERQAAKLRQQFQEQEENRTRLHDELESLKSIVDRAASDVENVRAQIASMKKDIEDKSTKVKDAKLHNAALEEKLASVTEATMSVEERAAQMEQLLKEEEQNIKEVDLLLHRHREAVFRKNQELQALRLKEKDSVSEVSGSKAAITNLDSRIRKVDQNTLKQQEIIYSQDFQIQLLERKMSRLQGEVNTEEKQALEKRVEELSDTLEERRKTTTMLTTQLKKLQDDIRCVRKEMEKTGAEKRNLTTKIEELNLFNDTSDKELKKLRLKKQDTMVEDNILKLEIKRLRDLLYDKADRVLSLEKRRLQLQTAMGEREEEIRVHGEMLTKQFRITDQERQALSAEVHERMSKIDKMRKKYEILTMQGPEGEEEKSQAFYVIKAAQEKEELQRQGDTLDAKIRKAEKEVLALENTLHVVNSRNHTYRKSFNRVTESSEEYQEKLKLEGEKRAAEDKYRLKRCQIKELQEDIQSMNNTLEILLQEETEQNGRTDETQSRILSLNMELASQKEKLDRVNKQCTKLTKEIRSTKQTTEKTFEERDVQLRELKDLNKKVNHMLLEAMDRSPDLESALVMYFTQANLLLPSPGSAPGSRQGSKATSARSSASVRSSGSSASSSPRGLALQSPPVKTLELGLGLSVTSPPLATTSPQSSRPSSSRIAQRKSP